From Saccharothrix espanaensis DSM 44229, the proteins below share one genomic window:
- a CDS encoding RNA polymerase-binding protein RbpA yields MADRVLRGSRLGAVSYETDRNHDLAPRRSVRYACPKNHDFEVPFSDDAEIPHTWECRLHGTESKIIDGAEPEAKKVKPPRTHWDMLLERRTIPELEELLDERLEELKGRRTRTA; encoded by the coding sequence ATGGCCGACCGCGTTCTACGGGGTAGCCGGCTCGGAGCAGTCAGCTACGAGACCGACCGCAATCACGACCTCGCCCCGCGCCGGTCGGTGCGGTACGCCTGCCCCAAGAACCACGACTTCGAGGTTCCGTTCTCCGACGACGCCGAGATCCCGCACACCTGGGAGTGTCGTCTCCACGGGACGGAATCCAAGATCATCGACGGCGCCGAGCCGGAGGCGAAGAAGGTCAAGCCGCCGCGCACGCACTGGGACATGCTCCTGGAGCGCCGCACCATCCCGGAGCTGGAGGAGCTCCTGGACGAGCGGCTGGAGGAGTTGAAGGGACGGCGCACCCGCACCGCCTGA
- a CDS encoding polyprenol monophosphomannose synthase, with protein MADQQAQPDRELGPVLVVIPTYNERDNIGKIVKRLHAALPKVHALVVDDGSPDGTGELADEMAAADDRVHVMHRTEKAGLGAAYVAGFKWALEHGYGVVVEMDADGSHAPEDLPRLLDALRDSHLVLGSRYVPGGSTVNWPWHRQLISRGGNVFSQVALGTSVKDITGGYRAFRSEVLRRLKLDTVASQGYCFQIDLAWRAIELGYRVVEVPITFTERELGESKMSGNIVREALLRVTKWGLRRRYTQLRDLFAPKPKTGANR; from the coding sequence ATGGCGGACCAGCAGGCGCAGCCTGACCGCGAGCTCGGGCCGGTGCTGGTGGTGATCCCGACCTACAACGAGCGGGACAACATCGGGAAGATCGTGAAGCGGCTGCACGCGGCGCTGCCGAAGGTGCACGCCCTCGTGGTCGACGACGGCAGCCCGGACGGGACGGGGGAGCTGGCCGACGAGATGGCCGCCGCGGACGACCGCGTGCACGTGATGCACCGCACCGAGAAGGCCGGGCTGGGCGCTGCCTACGTGGCGGGCTTCAAGTGGGCGCTGGAGCACGGCTACGGCGTCGTGGTGGAGATGGACGCGGACGGGTCGCACGCGCCGGAGGACCTGCCGCGGCTGCTGGACGCGCTGCGCGACTCGCACCTGGTGCTGGGGTCGCGGTACGTGCCGGGCGGCAGCACGGTGAACTGGCCGTGGCACCGGCAGCTCATCTCGCGCGGCGGCAACGTGTTCTCGCAGGTCGCGCTGGGCACGAGTGTGAAGGACATCACCGGCGGGTACCGGGCGTTCCGGTCCGAGGTGCTGCGCCGGCTGAAGCTGGACACGGTGGCCTCGCAGGGCTACTGCTTCCAGATCGACCTGGCGTGGCGGGCCATCGAGCTGGGCTACCGGGTGGTCGAGGTGCCGATCACGTTCACCGAGCGTGAGCTGGGCGAGTCGAAGATGAGCGGCAACATCGTCCGGGAGGCCCTGCTCCGGGTCACGAAGTGGGGTCTGCGCCGCCGCTACACGCAGCTGCGGGACCTGTTCGCGCCCAAGCCGAAGACCGGCGCGAACCGCTAG